A genomic region of Pseudomonadota bacterium contains the following coding sequences:
- a CDS encoding transposase → MARKPRLHYPGACYHVILRGNGGNDIFFDKQDRSRFFFLLQQGIERYKHRIHAYCLMTNHVHLAIQVGETPLSRIIQ, encoded by the coding sequence ATGGCAAGAAAACCCCGACTCCATTATCCAGGCGCCTGTTACCATGTTATCCTCCGGGGTAACGGTGGCAATGATATATTTTTTGATAAACAGGACCGCAGCCGGTTCTTTTTTCTTTTGCAGCAGGGCATAGAAAGATACAAACATCGAATCCATGCCTACTGCCTGATGACCAATCATGTTCACCTGGCAATCCAAGTCGGTGAAACCCCCTTATCCCGCATCATACAGA